The following DNA comes from Cedecea neteri.
TACAGCGTGATTCAGACCAAAACCGAAGACGAAGCGAAAGCGATTCTCGACGAGCTGAACAAGGGCGGCGATTTTGCCGCGCTGGCGAAGGCCAAATCGGCTGATATTATCTCTGCCCGCAACGGTGGTGACATGGGCTGGCTGGAAGCCTCCACCACGCCTGACGAACTAAAAAATGCCGGCCTGAAAGAAAAAGGCCAGCTGTCCGGCGTCGTGAAATCTTCCGTTGGTTTCCTGATTGTTCGTCTGGATGATATCCAGCCAGCCGTTGTGAAGCCGCTGGCGGAAGTCCGCGACGGCATCGTGGCGAAAGTGAAGCAGGAAAAAGCCGTTGATGCTTACTATGCGCTGCAGCAGAAAGTCAGCGATGCCGCGAGCAACGACAACGAATCTCTGGCAAGCGCCGAGAAAGTCGCGGGCGTTAAAGCGGTTGAAACCGGTTGGTTTGGTCACGACAACCTGCCTGAAGAGCTGAACTTCAAACCAGTTGCCGATGCTATCTTCAGCGGCGGTCTGGTGGGTGAGAACGGTTCGCCGGGCAGCAACTCAGACATTATCACCGTTGATGGCGATCGCGCTTTCGTACTGCGTGTTTCCGAGCACAAAGCCGAAGCAGTTAAACCTCTCTCTGAAGTGCGTGACCAGGTGATTGCTGCCGTGAAGCAGCAAAAAGCTGAGCAGCAGGCGAAGCTGGATGCCGACAAGCTGCTGAATGCGCTGAAACTGGGCAAAGGCAGTGACGACATGAAAGCCGCTGGCCTGAGCTTCGGTGAAGCGAAAACCCTGAGCCGTACCGGGCAGGATCCGATCAGCCAGGCCGCCTTTGGGCTGCCTTTACCGGCGAAAGACAAGCCGAGCTATGGCGTCGCCAATGATATGCTGGGCAACGTAGTGCTGCTGTCTCTGGATGAAGTGAAAGCAGGCTCAATGCCGGACGAGCAGAAAAAAGCGATGGTGCAGGGGATCACCCAGAACAATGCCCAGATTGCTTTTGAAGCGCTGATGTCCAACCTGCGTAAAGAAGCGAAGATTAAACTGGGCGATATCATCGACCAACAGCAGTAATCCTCGCAAATATTTGCAACGCAGTGTAATACCTGAAGGCCGCTTTCGCGGCCTTTTCCACATTTTAAATCCGGTGTTTGTTCCTGATTTTTATCCTCGCTATGGTGACCGGGCTGTCAACATACATGGAGGACACAGCATGACATCAGGCATCAAAGCATTTTCACTTTCACTCGTTCTGGCCGGTTTACTTGGCTGCGCCCCGGCGCATGCCGCCGCAGAAAAAGCGGGTTCGGCTCCGGCCAGCACGGCAGCAACGCAGCCTAAAACTGCCCCTGCCAAAACGGCGGAGCAAGGTGAGGGGCTGGTGAGTATCAATAGCGCCCCGGCGGAAGAACTTGCCCAGAAAATGAACGGTGTGGGATTGAAAAAGGCACAGGCCATCGTCAACTACCGTGACGAATTCGGCCCGTTTAAAACGCTCGATCAGCTGCAGGAGGTCCCGGGCATTGGCGCATCGCTGGTGGAACGTAACCTGGCTCGCATAAAACTTTGAGTTTACGTGCTCAGGCTTCCACCTGAAGAAGAAAGTTTGCTACGCTGAGTTAGAGGTCATACCAGTTTCTGGGGTATGACCTCGCTTACCTTCACCCGATGACAACAAAAACAGAACAAGGGCTTCGCGCTATGCAGACACATATCAAAGTTCGTGGATACCACATGGATGTCTACCAACACGTTAACAACGCTCGTTATCTCGAGTTTCTCGAGGAGGCCCGTTGGGAAGGGCTGGAAAAAACGACAGGCTTCCAGTGGATGACGGAACACAACATCGCTTTTATCGTAGTGAACATCAATATTAGCTACCGCCGTCCGGCGGTGCTTGGGGACCTGCTGCGCATTGACAGCAAACTCCAGCAGATTAACGGTAAAAGCGGTGTGTTGAGCCAGGTGGTAACGCTGGAGCCTGAAGGCGAAGCCGTGGCCGATGCTCTGCTGACCTTCGTCTGTATTGATTTAAAGACGCAAAAGGCCGTTCCGCTGGAAGGTGAACTGCGTGAGAAACTGGAACAGATGATGAGTGCCTAAAATTGCTGACAAAGAGGGAAAAAGCGTGGTTTTTCCCTCTTTGTGATTATCAGCCGAAAATCAATAAATTGATTTTCCTGTCTTTTTTACAAACCGTCAGGTATTTCTTCTATCGACAGAGGCTTGTGACCACGCCGTTATGTTTTATTTGAGGCCAGTTTTTTGCTTCATTGCAGCCATGACTGCGGGTTTGTTGGCCAGATAGTGATTCAGGCCATTAGCTCGCAGGTTGCAGGCGGCGCATTCGCCACAGCCGTCACCCTGGATGCCGTTGTAGCAGGTCAGTGTTTCCTGACGGACCGTTTCCAGGCTCTGCCAGTAATCGGCCAGTGCCCAGGTTTCCGCTTTGTCCAGCCACATCAGCGGCGTTTCAAAGCGGATATCTCTTGCCATCCCGAGGCTAACCGCGTGGTTCAACGCTTTGACGAACTCGTCGCGGCAGTCAGGGTAGCCAGAGAAATCCGTTTCGCAGACGCCAGTTATCACGGATTCCGCTTCAACCTGGTAAGCGTAAATCGCCGCCAGAGTCAGGAACAGGATGTTGCGGCCCGGTACGAACGTGCTTGGGATGCCTTTATCCTCTGGGTTGTAACCCGGCACCGGAATGCTGTCTCGCGTCAGGCTGCTCACCGCCAGTTCGTTCAGCAGGGTAACGTCCAGGACTTTATGCGCACGGGCGCCAAGCTTTAACGACAGCTTTTGGGCCACATCAATTTCTGCCCGATGGCGCTGGCCATAATCAAAGGTCACGCAGTGGACTTCGTCGTACTGCTGTAAGGCCTGAATCAGGCAGGTGGTGGAGTCCTGTCCGCCGCTGAAAACCACGACTGTACGTTTCATTCTCTATCCTGTCGTTCATAAGGGTGTCTGGAAAAGGGTATGGTAACGCCCTGCCAGGGTGTGAGCCAGCTTCTTCACGCCATTCCCGGCGGCGGGAGCCAGGCTTCACAAAAATCAAACCAGCCCCAGGCGTTCAGTTCAATGCCATTCACGCCGGGTGGGGCGCTTATCTGGTAGCGATAATTAAACAGCGGCGTGACCACGGCCTCCCGCATCAGGCCATGAAAAACTTCTTTCAGAGCTTCATTACGTGTATGGGAAGGAGGGGACGCCTGCACGGCATCCAGCGTGGCCTGCAGGTGCGCGTAATGCCCGGCGCTTAATAAATTGGGCCACAGTACATCGCTGCGCAGCCATTGCTCAAGGGTGTATTCCGGGGCCTCACCAATCAACCTGTCGCCCATCACGATATCTGCCTGGACTAAATCTTCGCAGCCAGCCCAGGTTTTGGCGTCATGAAAAATCACCGTCAGTTCGCAGCCGCGCTCTGCCAGATAGTGCCTCAGCTGAAGAGCCATCGCATGAAGCTCGACCGGCAAATGGTAAACCAGCGTCAGTTTTTTCGGTAACGTGACGGCTGTGTGCGTATCCCAGCCGGGAATCTGCCAGCCAGGGATCATCTCCCGATTAGGCGTGATCAGCTCACTGTTAAGCGGCAGCGTAGCGATCATCTCCGGCTCCCGGACAATCTGCATGATTGTTCTGGCCTGCTCTGCGCTGAGCCTTCCCTGTGGCCTGATCCCCAGATAGCAAAAACCCAGGCTGATGCTATTACTAACCGGGCGCAGGTTCTCCAGCTCATCCTGCTGGCCGATGGCGATTTGCACCGGATGCAGGCAGCTTGTGCCGAGCGTGGTTTCGAAGAGCTGTGGGGTGATCCAGTATTCGATGGCTTTCAGCAGCGGGTGTTTCAGATGATAGCTTTCAAAGCTTTCCAGTCGCACCAGGTTCGGCTTGAAGCTGACAATGCGGAATGGGCCGCAGCCCAGCTGTGTATCCTGCGGGTGGGCCAGGCGGCTGCAGTAGCTCGCCAGACGATGCGCGAGCCAATAGTCCGGCCGATGCAAAATAAAGCGCAGGCACTGCGCGTGAGGGATCTCAATACGTTTGACGCTGATAAACAGCCGCCGCAGGGTGGGCAGCTCCAGCAACATCATCAGTCGCTGTTGAAGCTGATGGGTTTCTACGGGCTCGCCGTTGTGCCAGTGCAGGGTCGAGCGAATAAAAAAGTCCCAGCAAAGACCATTGTTGGATATTTGCCAGTGATGGGCGAGGTCAGGCTGGGGCTCCGGGCTTTCACGGGTAAAACGCGTGAGGCCGGAAAACACCTGCCCGGCGAGATGCTGCTCGGCCCGACCCGGCAGAAAACCAGGGGCGACGGGATCGAGAGGGCGGTAATAAGGAATACGCAGCGTCGGGACATCGTTTTGCCACTGGCCGCCAAGGAACGGCTGTAATAGCTGGCGAAGCTGTTCCGGCGCAAGCTGGGCCAGCTCCAGCGCGTTCTGATGCTGGCCCTTATCCAGAACTTGCTCCATCATGCCGGAACGGACATTTTCCGGTGAAACCAGAAACGTCAGGTCACCGCGTTTGCCGCGGCCAGACTGTGCGCGCCAGCGCAGCCAGCCCGCGTCTTCAAGCTGATTAAGCAGCGTCCTGACGTGACGATCGCTACAAAAGCAGCGCTCGGCAAGCTCAGCAACGGTCACCTGCTGCGGTTCCCCGCCGGAAGGCTGCCATAAACGCTGGAACTGATTGAGCCGATTCAGAAGTCGCATAATAAACCCGGAACATTTTTTCCCAAGTATTCACTATTAGTTCCGTATATTCCAGAGGATACTTTTGCCTGTCACGATCACTTCTGGAGTAACCATGGCTCGTCTGGCTGCATTTGATATGGACGGCACGCTGCTGCTGCCCGACCATCACCTTGGGGAAGCAACCCTGAATACGCTGAAGCGCCTGCGTGAAGAGCGCCAGATAACCCTCGCTTTTGCAACCGGCCGCCACGAGCTGGAGATGCGCCATATCCTCGGCAAGATCGATCTGGACGCTTTCCTGATCACCGGCAACGGCACACGTATTCACAGCATGGAAGGTGAGTTAATGCACCGCAACGATCTCTCGCCGTGGGCGGTAGAGACAGTGCTGCACGGACATTGGGACACGGAAGCGAGCATGCATGCCTTTAACGATTCAGGTTGGTTAACCAGCCATGAAATCCCGGAAATGCTTCACGCACACGTATACAGCGGTTTCCGGCCACATATCGTCGATCTTCGTACTTTACCGGCGCACGAAGTCACCAAGATCTGCTTCTGCGGCGATCACGACGATTTGTGCCGCCTGCGCATTCAGCTCAATGAAGCGCTGGGCGATCGCGCATTTCTTTGCTTCTCGGCCATGGACTGCCTGGAAGTGCTGCCGGTGGGCAGCAACAAAGGCGCAGCGCTTGGCGTACTGAGCACCCACTTAGGTTTGACTCTGCAGGATTGCATGGCATTTGGCGACGCGATGAACGACCGCGAAATGCTCTCGGCGGTTGGGCACGGCCTGATTATGGGCAACGCCATGCCGCAGCTGAAAGCGGATTTACCCCATCTGCCGGTTATCGGCCACTGCCGTAACCAGGCGGTCTCGCACTATTTGACGCACTGGCTGGACACTCCACATCTCACCTATTCCCCCGAATATTGAGACCTTACAGCACCGGGCATTTAGCCCGGTTTTTTTATTTAATCAAACAGCCAATCTCAGCCTTAAACGGAGAAAGATCGCCAATATGATCGTTGACCCAGGCTGAATTGTAGTAGGACTCAAGGTAGCGTTCGCCGCTGTCGCAAAGCAGCGTCACAATTGAACCGCTCCGGCCTTCCTCACGCATTCTCGCGGCAAGCTGCAGCACGCCCCACATATTGGTGCCGGTTGAGGCGCCCACTTTACGGCCAAGCTGGGATTCCAGCCATTGCATAGTGGCGACGCTGGCGGCGTCCGGTACGCGCATCATCTCGTCAATCACATCAGGAATAAACGAAGGCTCGCAGCGCGGGCGTCCAATACCTTCGATTTTACTGCCGACATCGCTTTTCAGGCCGCAGTCGCGCTGCTGCCAGTAATCAAGAAATACTGAATTCTGGGGGTCGACGACCACCAACTTTGTGTTGTGGCCCTGGAAGCGAAGATAACGACCAATGGTGGCGGAGGTGCCGCCGGTCCCCGCGCTCATCACGATGTAATCCGGTACCGGATGCGGCTCATGGGTCATCTGGCGGAAAATACTGTCGGCGATATTGTTGTTTCCGCGCCAGTCGGTTGCCCGCTCGGCGTAAGTGAACTGATCCATATAATGGCCGTTCAGCTCACGGGCAAGCATTTCAGAAGCGGCGTAAATTTCGCAGGCGCTGTCTACAAAGTGGCAGCGGCCGCCGTAGAATTCGATTTGTTCAATT
Coding sequences within:
- a CDS encoding SgrR family transcriptional regulator, which codes for MRLLNRLNQFQRLWQPSGGEPQQVTVAELAERCFCSDRHVRTLLNQLEDAGWLRWRAQSGRGKRGDLTFLVSPENVRSGMMEQVLDKGQHQNALELAQLAPEQLRQLLQPFLGGQWQNDVPTLRIPYYRPLDPVAPGFLPGRAEQHLAGQVFSGLTRFTRESPEPQPDLAHHWQISNNGLCWDFFIRSTLHWHNGEPVETHQLQQRLMMLLELPTLRRLFISVKRIEIPHAQCLRFILHRPDYWLAHRLASYCSRLAHPQDTQLGCGPFRIVSFKPNLVRLESFESYHLKHPLLKAIEYWITPQLFETTLGTSCLHPVQIAIGQQDELENLRPVSNSISLGFCYLGIRPQGRLSAEQARTIMQIVREPEMIATLPLNSELITPNREMIPGWQIPGWDTHTAVTLPKKLTLVYHLPVELHAMALQLRHYLAERGCELTVIFHDAKTWAGCEDLVQADIVMGDRLIGEAPEYTLEQWLRSDVLWPNLLSAGHYAHLQATLDAVQASPPSHTRNEALKEVFHGLMREAVVTPLFNYRYQISAPPGVNGIELNAWGWFDFCEAWLPPPGMA
- the queC gene encoding 7-cyano-7-deazaguanine synthase QueC, with the protein product MKRTVVVFSGGQDSTTCLIQALQQYDEVHCVTFDYGQRHRAEIDVAQKLSLKLGARAHKVLDVTLLNELAVSSLTRDSIPVPGYNPEDKGIPSTFVPGRNILFLTLAAIYAYQVEAESVITGVCETDFSGYPDCRDEFVKALNHAVSLGMARDIRFETPLMWLDKAETWALADYWQSLETVRQETLTCYNGIQGDGCGECAACNLRANGLNHYLANKPAVMAAMKQKTGLK
- the cof gene encoding HMP-PP phosphatase, whose product is MARLAAFDMDGTLLLPDHHLGEATLNTLKRLREERQITLAFATGRHELEMRHILGKIDLDAFLITGNGTRIHSMEGELMHRNDLSPWAVETVLHGHWDTEASMHAFNDSGWLTSHEIPEMLHAHVYSGFRPHIVDLRTLPAHEVTKICFCGDHDDLCRLRIQLNEALGDRAFLCFSAMDCLEVLPVGSNKGAALGVLSTHLGLTLQDCMAFGDAMNDREMLSAVGHGLIMGNAMPQLKADLPHLPVIGHCRNQAVSHYLTHWLDTPHLTYSPEY
- a CDS encoding ComEA family DNA-binding protein; the protein is MTSGIKAFSLSLVLAGLLGCAPAHAAAEKAGSAPASTAATQPKTAPAKTAEQGEGLVSINSAPAEELAQKMNGVGLKKAQAIVNYRDEFGPFKTLDQLQEVPGIGASLVERNLARIKL
- a CDS encoding YbgC/FadM family acyl-CoA thioesterase translates to MQTHIKVRGYHMDVYQHVNNARYLEFLEEARWEGLEKTTGFQWMTEHNIAFIVVNINISYRRPAVLGDLLRIDSKLQQINGKSGVLSQVVTLEPEGEAVADALLTFVCIDLKTQKAVPLEGELREKLEQMMSA
- a CDS encoding PLP-dependent cysteine synthase family protein translates to MTSTWVTNAISEINADYQRSADTHLIRLALPAFPGIQLYLKDESTHPTGSLKHRLARSLFLYGLCNGWIKEGTTIIEASSGSTAVSEAYFARLLGLPFIAVMPASTAKRKIEQIEFYGGRCHFVDSACEIYAASEMLARELNGHYMDQFTYAERATDWRGNNNIADSIFRQMTHEPHPVPDYIVMSAGTGGTSATIGRYLRFQGHNTKLVVVDPQNSVFLDYWQQRDCGLKSDVGSKIEGIGRPRCEPSFIPDVIDEMMRVPDAASVATMQWLESQLGRKVGASTGTNMWGVLQLAARMREEGRSGSIVTLLCDSGERYLESYYNSAWVNDHIGDLSPFKAEIGCLIK
- the ppiD gene encoding peptidylprolyl isomerase — encoded protein: MMDNLRAAANHVVLKIILGLIILSFVLTGVGSYLTGGNNNYAAKVNGQEIGRGQFENAVANERNRQQQQLGDQFSVLAGNEGYMKQMRQQVLNQLIDEALLDQYAKHLGLGISDEQVKMAIFSQPAFQNNGKFDNARYNAIIGNMGLTADQYAQALRNQLTTDQLIKAVVGTDFMLTGETDELAALVSQQRVVREATIDVKALAAKQDASEQEINANYEQNKNRYITPEQFKVSYIKLDAASMQEEASDADVQAYYDQHKDEFTQPQRNRYSVIQTKTEDEAKAILDELNKGGDFAALAKAKSADIISARNGGDMGWLEASTTPDELKNAGLKEKGQLSGVVKSSVGFLIVRLDDIQPAVVKPLAEVRDGIVAKVKQEKAVDAYYALQQKVSDAASNDNESLASAEKVAGVKAVETGWFGHDNLPEELNFKPVADAIFSGGLVGENGSPGSNSDIITVDGDRAFVLRVSEHKAEAVKPLSEVRDQVIAAVKQQKAEQQAKLDADKLLNALKLGKGSDDMKAAGLSFGEAKTLSRTGQDPISQAAFGLPLPAKDKPSYGVANDMLGNVVLLSLDEVKAGSMPDEQKKAMVQGITQNNAQIAFEALMSNLRKEAKIKLGDIIDQQQ